The genomic segment GTCTATAGGAGGCTGGTTCTGGGGGCGAGGCCAAAGGACCAGACTCAATGAGTTTCCAGCGACATGTCCGAGAAGTCAGGGCAGAGCACCAAGGCAAAGGATGGCAAAACAAAGTATGCAACCCTTAGCCTGTTCAACACCTACAAGGGCAAATCTCTGGAaacccagaaaactgcaggtaaGCCCCCACTATTATTCCCTGATAGTCTGGCACACTATTGCATGAAACAACTAATGAGTGGACTGTATTTGCAGTAAATGTAATTTAGCTTTGTTCAGTTCAGTTGATCACCGCAATGTAATATAACCTTTTAAGGGTGCTCAAGTGCATTccctgacctttttttttaaaaacctcaAATGTTGCCGTTTTCCTACGTGTTAAATGTTTCTTCATCCCAGTGGCTGCTAGACATGGGCTCCAAAGTTTGGGCAAAGTTGCTGCCAGCCGGCGCATGCCCCCTCCGGCCAACCTGCCCAGCCTGAAGGCAGAGAACAAGGGAAACGACCCCAACGTCAACATTGTCCCCAAAGACGGTAGTGGCTGGGCATCTCGAcctgagggaggggaggagaggtaaATCGAATAACTTGTGCACGTAATGTGTGTGAACATTTACAGAATAACTGGAAGTGTCTTTAGTTAGAGGAGTCCGTCATCCACATTTCAAATCATAAGTGTTGTTGGAAAACCGTTCTGTTTTGTGTGCCTCAGGCAACAGGAGACACCCCCACCCCAGATCAAACCAGCAGTGCTCCAGCCACAAGAGCCTTCTATTGGGGGCAGCCGCTCCTGGGCCAACAGCAAGCCAACACAGCTAGACGGTAAATTtgcattacaacattacacCAACTCATAAAAGGCAGATTACCTATGGTCCTTCCTGGCATTTATGGAGGCTGTGAACACTATCCAGTATGTTTCCTACTAGTGTCCAAACAAACAATCCTCAATTGGTTTACAGCCCTTAAACATTACAGTTTGCATGGAATGCAGACCATCTGATCTCTACTAAATGTGACGTTGGGTTGGCTGGGTGCTGTACACCATCGaagacttattttttttctctgcaagtcactgtattatatttaatttttgGATTTCTGTGCATTCATAATAATGTGCTTGTATTGTACAGGAGCTCCTCGTGTGAGCAGCCATTTTCACCAGGAGTTTCCCAGCTTGCAGGCGGCTGGTGAGGTTGAGAAAGGGGACGGTCAAGAAGAGGAGCCTTATGGACCAGGCCCCAGCCTCAGACCTCAAAGTATGGGCCCCACTCGAGCACATAAACATCGTTCAGTGTTCACTGATCGGTTTCGGTTTGCCTGGTGTTCAGGAACCACAGGTCAAACAATAAATGTCTCTCCTCCTTCTGTCACGTTAGATGTTGGCAGTTGGCGAGAGGGTGGAGGCAGGAATTTGATAACTGCACCCAGCCCCTCTGAGATGGACAACCGGGCCCCGGAGGAGGGTAGTACGGGCCTTGGTACCTCTACACCACCAGGGGAAGCTGATGAGCCTGGGCGAAACGTAACCACTGACGTTCAGAGGGAGAAGAGGGATGGTAGGGAGAGATTGCCCCCCTCTGCCCTCCCTCAGGCTAAACTTAATGGGGGGCAGCAGCCTCCTGCTGGGGTGCCAACTCACTTCGACCCTGCTTTCAGGAGCATGATGCCACCCTACGTAAGTCACAGTTTGCTGTTCTGGACGGACCACGTTGGCACATCAAAAGCTCCAGTATCTAGTTGTAGCATTTATCTCTTCTTGAGCCTGCGTGATAATtgctctctttgtctttttagaTGTTCCACGCCTATCCTCAAATGACTTTGGGCCCAGGACAAGGAAACTTCAGATACCCTGTACCACAAGATGGAGCAAAGTGAGTTCACATCTTAATAGCTAAGCCCTAGAGATTTGGGTTGAAGAAAAATAAGATACATTTTTGATTTGTATTTAATTGTATCTTTGCAAAAACACAATATACCCTGGACTTTTCCttgatcattaaaaaaaactattctactttagaggcaattaaAAAGTTTTTATACACGCTGCATATATACCAGCTGATTTTAATGATGAGAAATGATCCCAAGTTTCCTAAACAACAAATATAAGTTCACACAGAAGCACATTGTTCATATCGGtataaaaggatttttttttttttactttttcgattGTCCATTGCCCAAATTTTGCAAATATCAGATGCAGGATACACCCCTCATACCTCAGTACCTTGTTGTACCTTGAGTTGAATATAGGCAATTGTTAATGTACTAGACCAGGTGCCATAATGAACTTTCCTCTCCATTTTTCTCTGTTGGGTTGTCAGGGGTCCTCGTTCAGTACGACCCCAGCAGCATCCCCCTCAGTCCTGGCACCAGGACCCAGACAGACCCTCTATCATCAGCGCGACAGAACTTAAAGAGCTGGACAACTTagacactgacactgatgagggCTGGGCAGGTCAGTAGCCATTCTTATGGACTTGAGCATTTTAACTAACTGATTGGGGTGGAGTCATTGCACAGTAGTTCTAGTATCGATCAATCCTGTCCCTTCTGCACTCCAGGAGCTCAGATGGAGGTGGACTACACTGAGAAACTAAACTTCAGCGATGATGAGGAGAACCAAGCTGCTAAAGAGAAAAGGGAAAACTGGTGAGTATTTTAATCTTAACCTTTTTTCCAACACTTGCATTGACTTGCATTCACTTTTTAAGCTTCTGTGCTTCAAATGCCTTATGGTATGCCTTGACACATGGCTGACAGTAATGTGAAATATGTGATTTGTAGTAAATGgacaaaataattgaaaaacGGAGGTAATGGTATAGTTCAAATACTAAATGAATTTGACATGTTTAGGTATGTGTTGTAAAACGGACTCGAGAACAGGACAAAATACAACGGACATCCATATATTGCAGATACGACACTATAACACACAAATGGTTATTGCATGGCAGCCTTGGCATTACAGCTGGATGTGGAAGGTGCCAAATAGTTGATACAGAGTAGAAGGATTCAGAATTGATAGAAGTTATCAATGCCACTTTGTGTGCAGTGAGGGCATTTGTAGTGAGGTTTGATGTGCAGCCTGAGGTTGAAGTAAGTAGCTTAGGAGCACTAGTTAACTAGGGAGATTGTCAGTTGGAATAAACTGaagtttttagtttttcctTAAATATATGGACATTATTTTTCAGGGAGTGGATGGGTAAAGTGGAGCGTATAAGATCTCGGCCACCAGACGGTCAGGAGGGCTGGAAGGAGGGTACTGAGGACCGTGGGGGCAATAAAACCTCATGGGCCGATGGTGATCCCAGAGCGCCATCACCTGGCAGTATGGGGCAGTACAATAAGTCAGCTGCTCCACAGGACTACCAGGTAAAGCTGGATATGCATTACACAAGACTCCCAGCATGTGTGCACtgtttattttaacagcaagGCGACAGGTCTGTATCTAATTTCTCTATTCTCCAGGGTGGCAGTCGCTCTGTTGGTGGCGGAGCTCCACGTGTGACCAAACCACAGGCTGCAGCGGCACCTGGTGCCGATGAGGACCCCGAGGCCTGGCGGCAGAAGCGCAAAAAGCCTCCAGAAATTTCTGAAGCTGTAGAGCGAGCGAGACGgcggagggaagaagaggaacgGCGGATGGAAGAACAGCGGCTCGCAGCTTGTGCTGAAAAACTAAAACGTCTCAATGAAAAACACCGCCAGGCAACTGAGGGCAAATCTGCCCTTGCTCCGACCACCAGTGATGACGCAGGAGCTGCCCAAGAGGAAGAGTCCTCATCAGCTCCCGCTCCTGTGTCCAGCCTTGTACCTTCAATCCCAGTTTCACAATCACAGGCCCCAATCATGCAAGCTCCTCTGCCTGAGAGGGTGGATCTAGACAGGGAGAGGATTGAGCGAGAACCCGAGAGCGTAGAACCAAGTGTAGAGGAGGAGGTTCACTTGCCTCGTCAGCCCAGCCCCCCCGTCCAGAGACCTGCAGCCGTAGCTCCAGAGCCTCAGAGCGAGGAAGAGAGCTCCGTGGTTGAGGTCAGCCCCCTGATGGAGGAGAACCAGACCGACAGGACAACAGTGCCTATCCGAGACTACTTCAACATGGAGGACAACAGAGGTGAGCTAGCTCGGAGCCATTTTTCTTCAAAGTTGCATGTAAATGATCGTTGCATAATTGTGACTGACTGCTATTCTTTCAGTCATAGATGCCAATACTATTGGTTTTGTTTCTTCTGCAGTGGATGAGCCCCACCTGTCTCTGCCTCACATGGACAGCCCCAGTGGTGAGGAAGTCCCTGTTGCACCACCACAGCTGGAAGGAGAGGCAGCAGCTGCTATGCGTCCCTCTCTCACTTCAGGCTATTCCAAACAGTTTCAAAAATCTTTGCCTCCTCGTTTCCTTAGACAGCAGGTAAGGATGTCCACATCTGTCTTTTAGTTAATAATGGCTTGGATGTTGTTGCTAAAACATAATATGTGGGTGTGTCAGGGACTAATGGGCTAGATTCTAAACTGAACAAAAAGGGGACTTGATCAttcttttgttttaaagttatacatgagaaaataaacatttgatgTTAATTAGACATTTCCACAGTGGACGTGTTGACTAGTCATATTAAGTACAGATGTACAGTACCAGTTAAAAGGttggacacactttcccattcacttgaaaaaaaatgagaaagtgtgtccaaagttttgactggtactgtacatAAATAGTATTAGTCTATTACTGTGGCCAAAGGTGCTGTCACACATTTGCTTGGTTTTAAGCAATTTCTTCAGAGCAAGCATTATGTACATGTAGTACATTGAGCCATCAGTACTACATAGACAGCCACCTATGGTGTAGGGTatacctttaaaaacaaatgagctTCATTGATcttaatttttatttgttacTATTCCCTGTTGGTCTTGTAGGAGCAGATGAAGCAGCAACAatggcaacaacagcaacaccagAGTGGGGGCTCCGTGTCCCCATCAGGTGGTGGCGGTGTTCCAGCtccccaacagcagcagcaccgcTCCATGTATCAACCCATTGGCCCCCACCACCAGCACTTGGCCTCCATGGGGTTTGACCCCCGCTGGCTCATGATGCAGTCCTATATGGACCCCCGCATGATGTCAGGACGTCCTCCCATGGACATGCCAACTAACATTCACCCTGGTAGGGCGTTTTGTGGAATATGAATGGAGAATGTATGATTATCTTTGTTTATAATGTACAGACAAGCTGCCAGATGTGCCAGACAAGCTGTTTAAAGTCGGTCTGTATTGTCCTCTCCAGGGAGGATGCCTCCTAAGCAGATTGTGCGCAGAGAGCCTGGTGACAACTCGAGCTCCAGCTCTGACTCCTTTGACCATTTGACCCGACCAATTCGTGACCATGGTCTGCCGTCAGACTCGCGGATGGTATGGGGATCGGACCCATACCCACAGTCGGAGCCGTTACCATCTGTAACTCCTCCAAAAGGACGAGATGATAACAAGGAGCCGaggtaaaaaatgaataaatggcaACGTAAGAAAAATTTATTTTTTGGCACATGACATAATAACGATTGTTTCTCTACAGGATGGACTCTGGTTTGGATCTGGACAGGGGTCTTCCAGCTATGTATCCCCAGGACCACAGTGCATTGGACTCTCATAAAAGTAACTTCTTCCAGGACCCTACAGagtccctgtcagtgtttaCCCAGGGCCCAGAGGATGCATCAGGGCCTCTAGACAGGGTCCCTGTAGTCCCAGCCTTTGATCCTGAGGAGCCAGGCTTACCCAGTGGGGAAGAGGTAGAAGCTCTTGGTCAAGCTATGCTCCAGAGGAGTGTTTCCCAGGGCTCTAGCCACTCCCTCAAGCTGGATGAACCCAGGTTTGATGGGCTACCCCTGGGAACAAAACCACTGGAGCTACAGGACACAGGAGAACGGGCTGACGATAAGCCCCAGAATGAACTCTACCCCCAGGCTGCGGTGACTAGCAACCGGGCTACACCTCCTGCTGATGGATTACACAAACAAGAGAAGCTGCCTTTGCCAGCCCCTAGCAAGCAGAAAGCTGAGCTGCGCTGGGGTGGAAGATCAGGGGCCGGACGCAGAGAAGGACCAGGGGCAGACAGACCTGTTCGCAGGTCTGGGCCAATAAAGAAGCCTGTCCTAAGGGAcatgaaagaagagagagagcaaagagaagagagggagaagcGTCacgagagaggggaaagaggagACCGGTCCAAAAAGGATCAGTCATCCAAAGCTccttctgcagctgctgtcgctgctgctgctgtgtctgAGGGCTCCAAACCTCAGggtgaggagaagagagaagctGCTGAGGAAACACCGACTGGCCATCAGAGAGTCAGAGACTCCCAGCCTTTATCTGGGGCTCCCACCTCTTCCTCTCAGGAGGAGAAAACGGATAAACCGCCCAGCAATGACAAACATCCAGAACCCAAACTGCCCTCCAGGAAAGACTCCAATCTTCCTCCACGTGCCTACCgacgagaggagagagagcgggaACGTGAGAGGGAGAAGGAAATGGACAaggacagagatagagagagagatagagataaagAGTGGCCTGCTGACTCAAGTTTTAAAGCACGTGGTCGAGGGGAGTATTACTCCAGAGGACGGAGCTACCGGGGGACTTACAGTGGCCGAAACAGGGGGGGTCGTGGTCGAAGCCGGGCAGAGTACAATTACAGAGAGCCCCGATCGCGCTCTGATTTACCTTCTGTTGGAGGTGCTGCCGCCTTTCGCAACAGGGAAGAAAGCGAAACACGCAGCGAGAGCTCAGACTTTGAGGTTATACCAAAACGTAGACGGCGCCGTGGTTCAGACACAGATTCTGAAAGTGAAGGCGGGAGAGAGTCTGCCAGTGATACTGGGCCTTCTGACCGTGAGCCTAGCACCAAACCTAGCCGTCCATTGAGACGAGAGCTCCCTGGGGAGGCCCGGTCTGGGCCTCACAAGCCAGGCTTTGGACCTCCTCACATGGGGGAAAGGGTTGGACCCAGAGGGGACGATGAAAGCCGACCTAAGCCAGGATTCCTTCCTAAAGGAGAGCCTTCTCGGCGAGGAAGAGGGGGACTATACAATAGACGAGGTGGAGCAAGGGAACGCGGCGGGCCTCGCTCAGGCCCTCTTAGACGGCCAGGAGCTAGAGAGTCCTCTTCTCAGTGGCCCTGTAAACCCATGGAGACATTCAGGCCTGAGGACACTGAGTGCACACCAAGATATGACAATCCTGCTGCTGACCGAAGACCCCCCAAGTCTGATGGCAAGAAATTTGGGGATGGGGCACCTCAGAGTAGTAGAGAAAGGCCTCGTCGGTCCAGACCCGCACGGCCCCCGAGGCAAGATAAACCCCCCCGGTTTAGGCGCTTGAAGGAGCGTGAGGCTGCAGTGTTAGCTAGTGGGGAAACTGCCCCAAGTCCCCCTGTCCCTCTATTCCCAGTGCCTGTTGCTACTGTCCATAGCTCTGCCCCTGCCCCAAGCTCCCATTCCCATTCCCCAACCCTGTCTAGAGCTCCAGGAGCCCCTGTAAGTGTGCCTGCAGAAGTGGCAGCCACTATGCCTGCACCCGACTTGTCCTCTCCTATAGAAGCACCCTTGCCTGAGACCAGCAGCCCCACCATCACTGCAGTCGGAACCAAGTCCCCTGACTTGTCCAACCAGAACTCTTCAGATCAAGCCAATGAGGAATGGGAAACTGCCTCTGAGAGCAGCGACTTCAATGAAAGGAGAGAAcgagaagaaaggaaaggagcACTGGAGGCCGCTCATGAAGCAGCCAGGGCCTCTGCCCCGGCACCTGCAGCCCCTCAGGGCTCTTTGACCCCCAATAAAAGCCTTCCTGATGGAGGGGTGACTCAAAAACGTGAAGGGGCTCCTGCAGCCAAGAGAAGTTTCTCAAATCAGAGGCCTACCGAGAGACCGAATCGTAGAGGCAACAGTGGAGCCAAACCAGGCCGGAGCTACGCAGGGGGCaagggggagaggaggggcGGGGCCAAAGCTGGCCGCAAAGGGTGAGTTTAAACAATTGGCCTTTTGTCCGTTGTTAGGCATTTACTTTGTCTGCTTACATTAGCACTTAGCACAATGAAGTTGAGTCAATGAACAGTGTGGTGTAGAATAATACTGCAGGTTTATTCAAACACAATCAACCTTTTGTGTGGCATTCTTCATAATTAGTAGTTGCAGTGCAGAATCTACATATGTCAGTACTGTTAGTATTGCTTGTCTAAATTGGCTTTGGCTGTTGTATTCTCCTATTGCGTTGATTACTTTAGTGTGctgtaaaataaacaataaaggcATCATTTTTTGCACAAATCTCATGTCATTATAGAATTAATTTACATGTTGACATCCCTAGTTTCTCAGGCCTCCCTCACCACCACACTGTTGTTCTCACCAACATTAAAAAGTGTCAATAAGTCTCTCCAGTTGGGCCTCAATCTTTTTTCTGTCTCCAACATGTGTCTCTGGTACGAACAGCCCTGCAGCCCAGCAGAACTCGGATGGGACAGCACAAACAGCTGGAGGACCATCCCAAAGGTCTACGAAGGACCAGTCAGGCCGTCGTAAGGATGAAGCCAAACAGGCCACCAAGAAGCCCAAAGAGAATGCTCTTTCTCAGTTTGATCTTAACAATTATGCCAGTAAGTAAACCATTAAATTCTCAGCTCTTACTGATGAGCCAGGAACCCATACCTGGCTCTCGCTGCTCTTCACCTGTAAACTGAATGTAAACGTCAGGATGTCCTTTTGTCCCGTCACTGTAGGTGTTGTGATCATTGATGACCACCCAGAGGTCACCACCACGGATGACCCACAGTCCAGCACCAATGATGACGGCTTCACAGAGGTGGTCTCCCGCAAGCAACAAAAACGCCTGCAGGACGAAGAGAAACGGAAAAAGGAAGAGCAGACTACTCAAGTAAGAGGAGGAATAAATTGTGCCACATAGAAAAAAAACCAGCAATGTAATACTTTGAGGATAATGGGCTATACCTCCTTTTTGATTCAGTATAACGTCTTGATGGCTTAAATTGTGCTCCTACAGAACTGGAGTAAAAAAGGCTCTGGTGAGAAGAGCAGGGGAGGCGGAGGAAAGCTGCCACCAAGATTTGCTAAAAAGCAATcatcccagcagcagcagcaacatcagcagcagcaacaacaggccTCACAGTCTCAGCCTCCTGTAGCCCCCACATCTCAGGCCCAACAGCAACCCCCTATTTCTGTTCCCCAGCATTCTCACCTTGCCCCCTCCCAGCCTACTGCATCCCCTCAAACTCTGGAAGGAACAGTGGCTCCATTGCCCTCCATTCCCCCTGCCACTGTGGACTTTACCTCAAAGAGCCTACCCCCCGCACCTAAGCAGACGCACAGCACTCTGGGTACAGAACTGTGGGAGAACAAGGTAGCGGGCGCCACTGTCCTTCCTGACGTCAAGAAGCGTGAGTGGATAAGTCAGTTatcattaaatgttttaaatttgtctCGACTAATGCAGGAGTGTATTTATCAGCCAGCTCTTGTCTAATATGCGTAACGTGTACATTCCAGTTGGTCCAATCAGCCCTCCCCAGCCACCATCTGTGAGTGCCTGGAACAAACCTCTTACCTCCTTTACTGGCACCGTCTCCTCTGAGGTATGTTGAATGTGTCGGTCTCACCTTTTGTTGACCGTATGATCCTTTTTGCTCCATGTTGAACCATGAAAACATTGTTGTTTCAGGGTGTGAAGCCTGGAGCAGAGGGCAGTGCGGAATTGGCAATAGACAGTATTCAGTTTGGTGCACCATCATCCGCAGGCAGCACCGACAGTGATGGAGTTCCAGCGATGCTAGAAACTGTCTCTGAAAACAAACTACCTGCTCCCAAagaacagagacagaaacaaccTCGAGCTGGCCCAATCAAAACACAGAAGGTAACCTTGGCTGTGGCGGAAACTTGcggttttaaaggtcctatgacatgctgcttttggatgcttttatataggccttactggtcccctaatactgtatctgaagtctcttttatataggccttagtggtcccctaatactgtatctgaagtctctttcctgaaattcagccttggtgcagaattacagccactagagccagtcccacaatgagctttccttagtctgtgccatttctgtgtctgtagctttaagggggggcaaggtagagggtgggggtgtggccttgaccaactgccactttgcttgtttgcaagccatgatgtctctctctttctcatggttGGGCCAacttctctgggtgggcaaagcagagaaagaggaggtaaccagattccagatcggtccatctgagctttcattttctcaaaggcagagcaggatacccagggctcggtttacacctatcgccatttctagccgctgggggaactcatattaatgttaaaaaaaaaaactcaattttcatgccatgggacctttttaaaCTGTTGTTGAAGAACACTGATTCCTATTAATTCTCGTCATCATGTAAATGTTTAATCTCTCCATCTCCCCAGCTTCCTGAAATGGAACCAGTGGAAACCAAGGAGTACAAGCCAGGTCCCATTGGTAAGGAGCGCTCTTTAAAGAACCGCAAGGCCAAAGACGCACGTGGAGGAGAAGGCGAGGGGATCATGGAGGGAGGAGTCCCTGGAGGAGGTGTCAGTAGAGCCACAGACTCCAGTCCTCCCACCAGTGACACCACAGTACCAGAGCTGGGAGGAGACATTGAGGGCATGATCACAGTCCCGTCAGCAGAGTACAACAGTAACTCTAAGGTACGTCAGTGTCCCATCACAGCACAGCtaggctttctttttttttttatcatacttTTATGATAGTTGGATTTACGTAAGCAAGCATTGTACCTTTTTAGGTTGGTAATACACCAAGCCCGGAACTAGGTACAgagaacaataaaaaaaaaaaaataaattaaaaaaaagtttttagcagtgggggcaggtctgtctgaCCTCCCCCCCACTTCACAATAACCTCCTACACTATATTATAAAATTAACTTTAACATATAAACACTCAGAGCACACAGAGTGATTATAAACTGCCGTTGTCACATACTAACGGCGATGATTAGCTAAGTAGACTGATGGGTGTGCCGTGGAGAAAGGAAAATAAGGCTTTCATGACAACTCCATAACTTTGATCTAAATGGTTAAACTATACAGATATATTTGTCCTGCATTGTGTCCCACAACAAACTCCACATGTACAATACTCGCATTTTCCTCACAAATGCACAAAccagacagaatgaagaaaaggaataaataaaagtcaGCTGCCTCTCTGAAACTGACATCGAAGCGCAATGTCGCACACTCAACCGACATCAGACTGCAGCATCGCCGTCCACCTGCGGGGGGCGTggacaggctttccaacaggcaggctcatttaaaaggcaaccgcaactacgttgtgcgtctgccctatttctgataccatggCGGCAGATATTTTGGCGTGGCGAGCCGCCATTtccaaatcaacatagaggaaacactgaacgtgtttgtgtgtatactgAATTTATGGCTTTCCCTCTCAGGAGTCCGTCACTGACTAcaccaccccctcctcctcactgGCTGACAGTGTTTCTACAGGAGTGAACAAAATAGAAGAGAGTTTAGTAGCAAATGTGAGTAAACGTTCCCTgtacatctttcttttttaatttgaagAGATATGTGCCCTACAGTTGAAAAAATGCTCTCATCCTAAACACTTGGTATTCTATAAATACTGCTTTGGGGTTTTTTACGATGCGTTTCAGGTGGCGCTACCCCACGCGTTGCCTCTTCCTCGACGAGAGACCCTGCAGCAGAGCTCCAGCCTCAGCACTGTATCTCCTGCAACGGTTGACCTAACGCTAAAGGTACACAGAGAAAGTAACATTGCCTGTTGTGGGCTGTACTTCTATTATTAGTTTCAGTGAAACGTTACCTAAACACTGTCCCCTCCTCAGATGGAATCGGCTCGTAAGGCGTGGGAGAACTCCCCGAGTCTGGAGAAGAATTCTCCAgtcacttcctcttcctcccccatCACCTCCTGTGCATCCTCATACTCCACCTTCTCCTCAGCCTCCATAGCACAGATCCCTGTGGCTTCTGTTACCCCCAGCACCTCACTGTCAGGTATAGGAACTCCTAGTTAACATCTACTGTATATCTGAGTATTGTGTGTTAACGCCTTGTTTGCCCCAACACTGCTCTGACATTCTACAGTACACTGACTTACCtgtgttatttgtttgttttgggatCTCCCCTTGTGCGTCACTAGTATCCAGGCATTCCCTTATGATCTCTTGTATTCACCGTGCGTTTATCTCCACCCTGCAGGTTCTGCTACCTATACAACGTCATCCCTCAGCACCAAGACCACCACAGCCTCCGACCCCCCTAACATCTGTAAGGTGAAGCCCCAGCAAC from the Sander vitreus isolate 19-12246 chromosome 9, sanVit1, whole genome shotgun sequence genome contains:
- the prrc2c gene encoding protein PRRC2C isoform X1, with protein sequence MSEKSGQSTKAKDGKTKYATLSLFNTYKGKSLETQKTAVAARHGLQSLGKVAASRRMPPPANLPSLKAENKGNDPNVNIVPKDGSGWASRPEGGEERQQETPPPQIKPAVLQPQEPSIGGSRSWANSKPTQLDGAPRVSSHFHQEFPSLQAAGEVEKGDGQEEEPYGPGPSLRPQNVGSWREGGGRNLITAPSPSEMDNRAPEEGSTGLGTSTPPGEADEPGRNVTTDVQREKRDGRERLPPSALPQAKLNGGQQPPAGVPTHFDPAFRSMMPPYMFHAYPQMTLGPGQGNFRYPVPQDGAKVVRGPRSVRPQQHPPQSWHQDPDRPSIISATELKELDNLDTDTDEGWAGAQMEVDYTEKLNFSDDEENQAAKEKRENWEWMGKVERIRSRPPDGQEGWKEGTEDRGGNKTSWADGDPRAPSPGSMGQYNKSAAPQDYQGGSRSVGGGAPRVTKPQAAAAPGADEDPEAWRQKRKKPPEISEAVERARRRREEEERRMEEQRLAACAEKLKRLNEKHRQATEGKSALAPTTSDDAGAAQEEESSSAPAPVSSLVPSIPVSQSQAPIMQAPLPERVDLDRERIEREPESVEPSVEEEVHLPRQPSPPVQRPAAVAPEPQSEEESSVVEVSPLMEENQTDRTTVPIRDYFNMEDNRVDEPHLSLPHMDSPSGEEVPVAPPQLEGEAAAAMRPSLTSGYSKQFQKSLPPRFLRQQEQMKQQQWQQQQHQSGGSVSPSGGGGVPAPQQQQHRSMYQPIGPHHQHLASMGFDPRWLMMQSYMDPRMMSGRPPMDMPTNIHPGRMPPKQIVRREPGDNSSSSSDSFDHLTRPIRDHGLPSDSRMVWGSDPYPQSEPLPSVTPPKGRDDNKEPRMDSGLDLDRGLPAMYPQDHSALDSHKSNFFQDPTESLSVFTQGPEDASGPLDRVPVVPAFDPEEPGLPSGEEVEALGQAMLQRSVSQGSSHSLKLDEPRFDGLPLGTKPLELQDTGERADDKPQNELYPQAAVTSNRATPPADGLHKQEKLPLPAPSKQKAELRWGGRSGAGRREGPGADRPVRRSGPIKKPVLRDMKEEREQREEREKRHERGERGDRSKKDQSSKAPSAAAVAAAAVSEGSKPQGEEKREAAEETPTGHQRVRDSQPLSGAPTSSSQEEKTDKPPSNDKHPEPKLPSRKDSNLPPRAYRREEREREREREKEMDKDRDRERDRDKEWPADSSFKARGRGEYYSRGRSYRGTYSGRNRGGRGRSRAEYNYREPRSRSDLPSVGGAAAFRNREESETRSESSDFEVIPKRRRRRGSDTDSESEGGRESASDTGPSDREPSTKPSRPLRRELPGEARSGPHKPGFGPPHMGERVGPRGDDESRPKPGFLPKGEPSRRGRGGLYNRRGGARERGGPRSGPLRRPGARESSSQWPCKPMETFRPEDTECTPRYDNPAADRRPPKSDGKKFGDGAPQSSRERPRRSRPARPPRQDKPPRFRRLKEREAAVLASGETAPSPPVPLFPVPVATVHSSAPAPSSHSHSPTLSRAPGAPVSVPAEVAATMPAPDLSSPIEAPLPETSSPTITAVGTKSPDLSNQNSSDQANEEWETASESSDFNERREREERKGALEAAHEAARASAPAPAAPQGSLTPNKSLPDGGVTQKREGAPAAKRSFSNQRPTERPNRRGNSGAKPGRSYAGGKGERRGGAKAGRKGPAAQQNSDGTAQTAGGPSQRSTKDQSGRRKDEAKQATKKPKENALSQFDLNNYASVVIIDDHPEVTTTDDPQSSTNDDGFTEVVSRKQQKRLQDEEKRKKEEQTTQNWSKKGSGEKSRGGGGKLPPRFAKKQSSQQQQQHQQQQQQASQSQPPVAPTSQAQQQPPISVPQHSHLAPSQPTASPQTLEGTVAPLPSIPPATVDFTSKSLPPAPKQTHSTLGTELWENKVAGATVLPDVKKLGPISPPQPPSVSAWNKPLTSFTGTVSSEGVKPGAEGSAELAIDSIQFGAPSSAGSTDSDGVPAMLETVSENKLPAPKEQRQKQPRAGPIKTQKLPEMEPVETKEYKPGPIGKERSLKNRKAKDARGGEGEGIMEGGVPGGGVSRATDSSPPTSDTTVPELGGDIEGMITVPSAEYNSNSKESVTDYTTPSSSLADSVSTGVNKIEESLVANVALPHALPLPRRETLQQSSSLSTVSPATVDLTLKMESARKAWENSPSLEKNSPVTSSSSPITSCASSYSTFSSASIAQIPVASVTPSTSLSGSATYTTSSLSTKTTTASDPPNICKVKPQQLQGGGLSSSSSSGSSSSFSQLGCVTTLLPQQQQTPQVYVSQSAAGSAAQIPAFYMDTSHLFSTPHPRLAPPSLAQQQGFQPGLSQPTAVQQIPIPIYAPLQGQPQHQHQHQHQHQHQHQHQHQHQHQHTHQAQLGLGTGPPVSQPQDLFSSSLQPYRSQQAFMQSSLSQPSMMLSGPSLHSYPGVQAPELGKPQSNLTYQQASSTQHIPILFEPQLNQPSGMGGSQLIDTHLLQLSLVQARQGMSQHSNMYSGQVQQHGQSSYYSNTQSPSSGMQQVTVPLPSSQLSLPNFGSGGGQPLLALPPTPPQAQPPNINRQPPVSQPYRGIMGPNHSMMQPPTSKMDMDLKLFGSGMDVKPGTPPIGARSTTPTSSHYRASSTSPSSQSSKINSMLYQKQFQASSAAMRMTQHFPGQFNPQILSQPNIVSPLVRPPHVNSFAGGVQRSPMGPPMSANVGGGLMPHPRPQHPQHSQHAPRGPPGPSLAPRGTQAALKAEQDLKAKQRAEVLQSTHKFFSEQQQLKAPQVSKVSRLDQAGKPPLDASAPNHQAVGERPDSDKPPISISTAKPIRTGPIKPQAIKPEEGK